In a single window of the Pelagibacterium sp. 26DY04 genome:
- a CDS encoding heavy-metal-associated domain-containing protein produces the protein MHEYKVEDMTCGHCAGTVEKAIKATDPAAKVEVDLSNHTVRIESAQPSEAFKRVIENAGYSPEPK, from the coding sequence ATGCATGAGTATAAAGTAGAGGACATGACGTGTGGCCATTGCGCCGGAACGGTCGAGAAGGCCATAAAGGCGACCGACCCAGCCGCGAAGGTCGAGGTTGACCTAAGCAACCATACCGTCCGCATCGAGAGCGCGCAGCCGAGCGAAGCATTCAAGCGCGTCATCGAAAACGCCGGATACTCGCCTGAGCCGAAATGA